The region CGGCCTCGGCGCGATCCTCTACACCCTCCTGACCTCGGCGTGGCCGCTCTCCGGCTCGGACGCCGCGCGCGCCGGGCTGGCCGCCGCGGACCGGTCGAACGGCGAGCCGCCCGCCCCGTCGGCCGTCCGCGAGGGCGTGCCCGTCGAGCTGGAGGCGGTCTGCACCGGCACCCTCGGCATCGGCGGCGAGACCGCCTCGGGCCGGGTCCACACCGCGGCCGCGGTGCGCTCCATGCTGGACGAGGTCGTCGCGGAGGAGGACCGCTCCGCCCTGTTCCCGCCCGTCCACGACGGCACCTCCACCAGCCCGGGTGACGTCTGGCAGGACCGCAGGCGGGACAGCGGGACCGGGGACCCGGACCGCCGGCGCAAGCTGCTGGTCGGGCTCGGGGTGCTCGCCGTCGGCGTGCTCGTCGTGCTCGGGTACCTGGGCGTGCAGCTCGGGGCCCTGTTCGGGAACGGCGGGGGCGGGCCGCCGATCGTCGTCGGCGGGTCGGCCACCCCCGGCCAGGACGACCAGGCCACCCCGCCCACCCCCGGCGTCGCCATCGCGAACCCGCAGGCCAGGGTGTTCGACCCGGTCGGGGACAGTGACAACGCGGCCCGGGTGTCCAGGGCCGTCGACGGCAACCTCACCACCAGCTGGGCCACCGCGGAGTACCGGCAGCCGTTCCCCGCGCTCAAGCCGGGCATCGGGATCATGACGTCGTTCGTGTCCGTCGAGCAGCTCTCCCGGCTGACCGTCCAGTCCCCCAGCGAAGGCACCGTGGTCGAGATCCGGTCGGCCCCTTCGGAGAACGCACAGCTGGGCGAGACGGTGCTGCTCGCGAAGCAGACGCTGAAGTCCGGCAGCACCACGATCTCGCTCGCGGACAGCCAGCCCGTGGAGCACGTCCTGGTCTGGATCACGAAGCTCGGCGGGGGCGGCAGTGACAACGTCACCGAGATCGACGAGCTGACGTTCTACCGCGCGGACGTCTGACCCGCGTTCCGTCCGACCTGCGTTCACTGTCGCTAACGGCTTCCCGGAACCGTCGCGGGGGACAGCGGCACCGACATAGCGTCGTTCCGTGTCCGCACCCACCCGTCCACCTCGGGGCCCCGCGCCCGGCCCGGTGCGCGCGGACCGGGAGCTGTTGGACGCGCACCTCGCCGGGGAACGGGCGGCGTTCGACGAGCTGGTCCGCCGGCACGGGGACCGCCTCTGGTCCGTCGCCCTACGGATCCTGCGCGATCCCGAGGACGCGAAGGACGTCCTGCAGGAGGCGGTGGTGTCCGCCTACCAGGGCGCGGGCCGGTTCCGCGGGGACGCGTCGGTGTCGACGTGGCTGCACCGCATCGTCGTCAACAAGTGCCTGGACCTCGTGCGGTCCCGACTGGTCCGGCCGCCGGCGGCCGGCTGGCCTGCGACGGACCCCGCCGACCCGCGGGACGTCGCCGCCACCCTGGTCACCCGGATCACGATCACGGACGCACTGGCCCTGCTGCCCGTCGAGCAGCGGGTGGCGGTGATCCTGGTCGACGTCCAGGGGTGTCCGGTCGCCGAGGCCGCGGAGATCCTCGGGGTACCGGCCGGGACGGTGAAGAGCCGGTGCGCGCGGGGACGGCGGCGCCTGGCGCCGATCCTGGGCCATCTGCGGGAGGAGGCGCCGTGAGCGACCCCGAGATCGTCCGCAGGGCGCTGGCCGCCACCCGGGCCGAGCTGGCCGCCGCACCGCCCCTGCGGATGCCCAGGGACCTCGCGAGACGGCTCGCGGAGGAGCTCGACCGGGTCGACCGGGAGGCGGACGGGGTGGCTCGGACACCGGGGTCCCCCGCAGCACGACGGCGCCGGCCCCTGGTGCTCACGGCCGCCGCGGCCGCGGCGGCGGTCGCGCTCGCGCTGCCCGTGGCGCAGCGGCCCGCCGATCCGGGGGACGCCGCGCCCGATCTCGCGGGGGCGGTCGCCGCGACACTGGCCGCCCCGCCCGGCGGACCGTTCACCGACCGCTCCCGGCTCGGCGCGTGCCTGTCGGCCGTCGGCGCGGCCCCGCCCGGACCGGTCGTGGGCACCCGGGAGACTACGATGAACGGCAGGTCAGGGGTTCTCGTCGTCATGACGACAGGGGTTCTGGGGCGGTTCCGGGTGGTCCTCGCCGAGCCTGGATGCGGCCTCGACGCTCCCGCCGCCGGCGGTGCCCTGCTCGTCGACTCCGTCGTGGGCGGGTGACCGGGCTCACCAGCAGGTGGCGGCGGGCGTGGCACGGGGAATGACCGCTCCTAGGATCACGTTGAGCAGTCTGCGACCGGCGAAAGGACAAAGAACCCGTGACCACCCAGAGCAGCAGCGCCGACCAGGTGCGCAATCTGATCATCATCGGGTCCGGGCCCGCCGGCTACACCGCAGCCGTCTACGCCGCCCGGGCCCAGCTCGAGCCACTCGTGTTCGAGGGGACGCAGTTCGGTGGCGCGCTGATGACCACCACCGAGGTCGAGAACTACCCGGGCTTCACGGACGGGATCATGGGTCCCGACCTGATGGAGCAGATGCGCGGGCAGGCCAAGCGCTTCGGCGCCGAGCTGCGCGCGGAGGACGTCGAAGAGGTGAAGCTCGAGGGCGCGGTCAAGGAGGTCACGGCCAACGGCGTGACCTACCGGGCCCGTGCCGTCGTCCTCGCGATGGGTGCCGCGGCGCGCTACCTGAACGTCCCCGGAGAGCAGCAGCTCCTCGGCCGCGGCGTCAGCGCCTGCGCCACCTGTGACGGCTTCTTCTTCCGGGACCAGGACATCACCGTCGTCGGCGGCGGGGACTCCGCGATGGAGGAGGCCACGTTCCTCACCCGTTTCGCGAAGTCCGTCACGATCATCCACCGCCGGGACGACTTCCGTGCCTCGCGCATCATGCTCGAGCGCGCACAGAACGACCCGAAGATGCGCTGGGAGACGAACAAGGCCGTCACCGAGGTCGTCGGGGACAAGAGCGTGTCCGCGCTGAAGCTGAAGGACACGGTCACCGGCGAGGAGTCGACGCTGGACGCCACCGGCATGTTCGTCGCGATCGGCCACGACCCGCGTTCGGAGCTGGTGAAGGGCCAGGTCGAGCTGGACGACGCCGGCTACGTGAAGACCAAGTCGCCCACCACGTACACGAACCTCCCGGGCGTCTTCGCCTGTGGCGACCTCGTGGACCACACCTACCGGCAGGCCATCACCGCGGCCGGCTCCGGCTGTTCCGCCGCGATCGACGCCGAGCGCTGGCTGGCGGAGGAGCCGATCGACCCCGAGCTCGCCGGCGGCGGGTACGGCTCGTCCTCCCAGGACGTCGCCGCCGCCCTGAGCTGAACTTCGACCTCGCCACACCGATCCGAGGAGATCATCTGATGGGAAAGAACACCGTGGACGTCACCGACGCCTCCTTCGAGGCGGACGTCCTGAAGAGCGACAAGGCCGTGCTGGTCGACTTCTGGGCCACCTGGTGCGGTCCGTGCAAGATGGTCGCCCCGGTCCTCGACGAGATCGCCGGCGAGCACGCCGAGACGCTGACCGTCGCGAAGCTCGACATCGACGCGAACCCGGCCACGGCGCGTGACTACCAGGTCATGTCGATCCCGACGATGATCCTCTTCAAGAACGGCGAGCCGGTGAAGCAGATCGTGGGCGCGAAGCCGAAGGCCGCGCTGCTGTCCGATCTGTCCGACCACATCGGCTGAGCCGGAAAACCTCCAGCGTGTCCCGGCCGGCAACGGTCGGGACACGCCCGTGTACGCCCCGCTGTCGCCCGACCGGGAAGGAGCAGGGCACAATGGTCGACGGCCGACGCCGGGAGATCCGGCGGTGACGGTGCGTCGCCGAAAGCCTCCCGGGCACCACGCCGGGGTGCTCAAGGGGCCGCCACGATCGATCGAGCGAGGGGTGCATGCAGCTGCTCCGCCGCGGGGACAGTGGTCCGGCGGTCGTCGAGATCCGGGCGAAGCTGCGGGAGTACGGCCTGTTGGCCCCTCCCGGTCCGGCGCCGTCCGAGAACTACTTCGACGACGACGTCGAGCACGCCGTCCAGGCCTTCCAGCAACGCCGGGGGCTGATCACCGATGGCATCGTCGGGCACGCCACCTACCGCGCGTTACGTGAGGCGAGCTGGAAGCTCGGGGACCGCATGCTCGCGCTGCTGATCTCCTCCCCGATGAGCGGCGACGACGTCGCCCAGCTCCAGGAACGGCTGCTCGAGCTCGGGTACGACCCGGGCCGCCCGGGCGGCGTGTTCGACGACATGACCGAGAACGCCCTGCGCGGGTTCCAGCGCGACTACGGGCTCACGCCGGACGGTGTGTGCGGGCCGGCAACGCTGCGCTCGCTGCGACAGCTCGGCCGCAAGGTGACCGGTGGGCGGCCGGGACTGCTGCGCGAGCAGGAGCTTCTGCGGCGCGCCGGGCCCCGGCTGCGGGGCAAGCGGATCGTGGTGGACCCGGGGCACGGCGGACAGGACCGCGGGGTCCAGGTCTCCGGGGTCGACGAGGCGGGCCTCGTCTGGGACCTCGGGCGCCGGCTGGTCGGGCGTATGGCCGCCACCGGCATGGAGGCGCTGCTCTCCCGCCGCGAGGACACGTGCCCCACGGACGCCGAGCGCGCCGCGTTCGCGAACGCCGCGGGCGCAGACCTCGTCCTCTCTCTGCACACCGACGCGAACCAGAGCATGCACGCGCACGGGCTCGCGACCTTCCACTTCGGCAACGGCTCCGGCGCGACGTCCACCGTGGGCGAGGCGCTCGCGGGGCTGATCCAGCGCGAGCTGCTCACCCGCACCGCGATGCTGGACTGCGGCAGCCAGGCGCGGACGTGGGAGCTGCTGCGGCTGACGCGCATGCCCACGGTCCGGGTGGAGATCGGCTACCTGACGAACATGGGGGACCGGCAGAAGCTGCTGGACCCCGCGTTCCGGGACATCGTCGCCGAGGGCATCCTCGTCGCCGTCAAACGGCTGTACCTGCTCGGCCAGGACGACCAGCCGACCGGGACGTTCACGTTCTCCGACGTCCTCGCCCGCGAGCTGGGTCGGGGCCAGGCACAGGCGATCTAGTCCGGTCACTCCGGGGCCTACTCGCCCCTACGACGATCTGAGGGCCGGGAACGGGCATTCGCCCGTTCCCGGCCGTCTCTGTCTCGGATGGATCTTCCAGGCCGCTGGCGGGGCGCTCAGCGAGCCCTCAGAACGTCGCTGGCAGCACCTGGGCCGGGGCCGGTACCCGGGGTGCGGGGCGCTCGACCGGCGTCGCAGCCTGCATCGGGATGGTCACGGTCCCGAGGAGTTGCTCGAGCGCGTGCTCGACGTCCTCCTTCCACGTGATCCCCGAGCGGAGCTCCATCCGCAGCCGGGGCCAGCGCGGGTGCGGCCGGACGGTCTTGAAGCCGACGCGGCGGAGGAAGTCCGCGGGCATGACACAGCCCGGCTCCGATCCGGAGCGCGCGTCCCCGAACGCCTCGACCGCCTTGACGCCGCGGCGGGTGAGGTCCTTCACGACCGCCTGGGCGAGCATCCGACCGAGACCCTCGCCGGAGAACTCCGGCATCACCTGCATCGTGGTGAGGAGAACCGCGTCCGCGCTCACGGGACCGGTCGGCATCTCCTCGGCGCGGGGGACGGCCGACGGCGGCGCGTACACGACGTAGCCGGCGGGGACGCCGCGCATGTAGACGACCTTCCCGCAGGAGCCCCACTCGAGGAGGATCTCCGAGATCCAGGCCTCCTTCTCCAGCTCAGTGGAGGCGAAGTCCTCCGCCTGCCGGGAGAGATGCGGTGAGCTTCCCAGAAGACACAGCGACGACACCGCTTGGGCAGGTCGTCGAGATTGTCCAAGTTGAGTGAGTCGACGTGCCAGGACAACGAGAGGACCTCCGGCAGGCAGCCCGGAGTACGGGCGGCCGTCGTGACGACACTGAACTGACAGATGCTGCACTGACAGCTGTACCGGATGCCCCCGGCGCTCGACGAGCTTAAATCGATACAGCTCCACGCAACACCCCGAGTGAGGCGACCGGCGGCCCAGCCTCGCCGAAGGGCAGGAGGACCACCCGTCCCGGTTACACTCGCCGGGTCCTTTCCCCGTGAGCAGGAGGATCCCCGTGTCGATCCCGCCGTACAGCCAGCCCGAGTTCCCCGTCTCGCGGGCGGCGGCACCGGCGGCAGCGGCGGCGCTCGTACCTCCCACCGAGCGGTTCGCCACCCGCACCTCGGGGATGATCGCCTCCGAGATCCGGGCCCTGTTCGCCGTCGCGAGCCGGCCCGAGGTCGTCTCGCTGGCCGGTGGGATGCCCAACCTGGCGGCGCTGCCGCTCGAGTCGCTGTCCGCCGAGGTCGCCGATCTGGTGGCGCGGGACGGCCAGGTGGCCCTGCAGTACGGCTCCGCGCAGGGCGTCCCGCGGCTGCGCGAGCAGATCTGCGAGGTGATGCGCGAGGAGGGGATCGAAGCCGATCCGGACGACGTCGTCGTCACCGTCGGGTCGCAGATGGCCCTGGACCTGATCACGCGGATCTTCTCCGACCCCGACGACGTCATCCTCGCCGAGGGTCCCTCGTACGTCGGCGCGCTGGGCAGCTTCGCGGCCTACCAGGCGCGCGTCGTCCACGTGGCGATGGACGAGCACGGACTGGTGCCGGAGCTCCTGGAGGACGCGCTGCGCAGCCTCGCCGCCCAGGGGATCACGCCGAAGTTCCTCTACACGATCCCGAACTTCCACAACCCGGCCGGCGTGACGATGGCCGTCGACCGCCGGCAGCGGGTTCTGGACCTGTGCGCCGAGTACGGCGTCGGCGTCGTCGAGGACAACCCGTACGGCCTGCTCGGCTTCACGGGGACGGTCTACCCGGCGCTGCGGTCCATGGACCGGGACGTCGTGTACCTCGGCTCCTTCTCCAAGACGTTCGCGTCGGGGCTGCGCGTCGGCTGGGCGCTCGTCCCGCCGGCCGTGCGGGACCGGCTGGTGCTGGCCGCGGAGTCCGCGACGCTGTGCCCGCCGAGCTTCACGCAGATGCTCGTGTCCCGGTACCTCGAGAACCACGACTGGCGCGCCCAGATCAAGACGTTCACCGAGGTGTACCGGGAGCGCCGGGACGCGATGCTCACCGCGCTCGAGACCCATCTGCCCGCGGGCTGCACCTGGACGGTTCCGGACGGCGGCTTCTACGTGTGGCTCACCGTGCCCGAAGGCGTGGACAGCAAGGCGATGCTGCCCCGCGCCGTCACCGCGCGGGTCGCGTATGCGTCCGGCACGGGCTTCTACGCGGACGGCCTCGGCAGCCGTCAGTTGCGGCTCTCCTACTGCTACCCGACGCCGGAGCGCATCACCGAGGGCGTCCGGCGGTTCGCCGCCGTGCTCGAGGCGGAGCTGGACGTGATGAGGACGTTCGGGGTGCAGGGGAGGCCCGACCGCGCGGTGCTGGGTCAGGGGCCACAGGCCCCGTCCCCGGACACCGCCTGATCCACCTCTCCCAGGCCGACCACAGCGGGCCCTGAGTGCGCCTCTCCGGCGCATTCAGGGCCCGTTGCGCGTGGCGGGACTCTGTGGTCGGCAGCTGCGGTGGGGGGTGTCGGTGCTGATGCGGCCCTACGGCCCCCGCCGAGCCGAGTACGCCGTCGTCGACCTCCGGACCTCGGGTGTCCCGCGCTGGACCCGGCGGCACGGGCACGCACGTGGTGGTGCCGAGCTGCAGCGGTGGCCACCGGCGGCTCATCGCAAGGAGTCGGGGGCTCAGCGGTGCGGCTGCCGCTGTTTCACGTGAAACAGCACGTTTCCAGCACCCCCGGCGGGCTCGGCGCGTTTCACGTGAAACCGTGCCTGCCGGGCGCCGGGCGTGCTCGCACTCCTTCCGCGTGCGGACTTCAGCACCCGCCCGAACGCACTTCACAGTGTCGAAGTGAACCGGGGGAGCGGCCTGTTCGACCTCGTCCGGAGTGCAGCCGTTCCGTGCGCGGTTCCACGTGAAACAGGGCCTTCCCCGGCGCCGGGAGACGGAGTCCTGGTGCCGGCCCGATTCAGGGCGACTCGGTGCGTCGCCTCTTCGAGTCCGGCTCCCCTTCGTGCTCTGCGCCGCCGCGTGGGCGCACCGAACGGCAAAGCCCCCTTTCGCCGCGTGAATCCCGTACCGCGTTCCCGCACAACAAGGTTGACGAGCGCCGATGTTCCACGTGAAACGACGTCGCTCGGCCAGTGCCGCGCGGTTGACGACGTCCACGTCGACGCGGCGCCGCGCGCGGGTGGCCAGCATTCACTGGTCCCGCAGGTCGCCCGGCCACTTCGCGGGGGCAATTCGACAGGCGCTGTTCGCCGTGTTTCACGTGGAACACTCTGAACACGTGGAACAAGGGCACCGACCGCGGAGCGGTGTTTCACGTGGAACATCGAGCACCCGCCCCGTCCGATGTCGTCTGTCGGCGCCCCCGGCCGCACCCGGCGCTACACGCCTCCACGGCGGACGCGCAGCCCCTGATGATCCCGACCCGATCGGACATCGGCTGTACGGCGTCACCCGGACGGCGCGCACGTGCTGCGTCGCGCCCGTCGCAGCAGCCGAGGTCTCCGGCTCTCCGCCACCTCGTGCGCCGTGGTGAGCGCGTGCCGGACGAGAGGGCGGAGCCGATCGACGTCCGGCGCTGGTCGGGGATGCGGTCCTCGGACGATGCGGTCCCCGGACGCCGCGCCGGCGCCTCGCCGCGGCGTGGGAGCGACGCGTCCTCCGCGCCGTTCGGATCTCTTCGCCCCGCCTGCCAAAAGGCGGGGCGACCAGCCGGCCGGAGGAGGCAGCTGGGGCCGACCGCGCCTCCGCAGATTCCCGTACCGGCTCGCGTGAAGCGGTGGCCCGCCTGCCCGCCTCGGACGGATGCCGCCCGCGACGTCCCGTGTCCCGGCTCCCTGCGATCCAGGGGAGCGCGCCCTCGCAGCGACGACGGATGGACAGACCCGAAGACGCGGCAGCACCTCGACCGCGAGAGCCGGGCGACGCGGCAAGGCCGGGGGTCCAGTGAGCGGCCACCAAGGAGCAAGAACTCGAGGATCCCGGCGAGTTCCTCGGGCGTCGCCGACGAGGCGCCCGGACACGATCTTCCGCCGAACCACCAGACCCGCACGCCGGGACCGAGCAGCTCGAAGGCTCCCGTTGCTGTTTCACGTGGAACATCGCCCCGCTCGCGCCGGCCGGATGACCGGGCACTCCGGGCCGTAGCGCAGAATGCCGGCGTGACCGATCGAACCGTGGCCGTGTTGGCGGGTGGGCTCTCCCATGAGCGCGAGGTGTCCCTGCGATCGGGCAGGAGGCTCGCCGGGGCGCTGCGCAAGGCCGGGGTCGACGTCCGTGAATGGGATGCCGACGCGTCACTGATCGAACGGCTGCGCACGGACCGGCCGGACGCCGCCGTGGTCGCGCTGCACGGGGGAGAGGGCGAGAACGGCTCCGTGCAGGCGGTGCTGGAGCTGCTCGGCATCCCGTTCGTCGGCACCTCGGCCCAGGCCTCCCGCCGCGCATGGGACAAGCCGACCGCCAAGGCCGAGCTCGCGCGCTCGGGCCTGAGCACGCCGGACTGGGTCGCGCTTCCGCACACGACCTTCCGTGAGCTGGGGCACAGGCCGTGCTCGACGCCATGGTCGAGCGACTCGGCCTGCCGCTGATGCTGAAGCCGGACCAGGGCGGCTCCGCGCTCGGCGCTCAGGTGGTCCGGGCCGCCGCGGACCTGCCCGCCGCGATGGTCAGCTGTCTCGCCTACGCGGACACCGTCCTCGCGGAGCGGTTCGTCGTCGGCACGGAGGTCGCCGTCTCCGTGGTCGACGACGGCGCCGGCGGCCCGCGCGCCCTGCCCCCGGTCGAGGTCGACGTGCCTGGCGGCGTCTACGACTACACGGCTCGCTACACCCAGGGTGCCGCGACCTTCCACTGCCCGGCCCGGCTGCCCGAGGAGACCGTGGAACTCCTGAAGGAGACCGCCCTCCAGGCGCACCAGCTCCTCGGGCTCCGGGACATCTCCCGTATGGACGCCGTCGTCGATGCCGACGGACGGGTGCAGATCCTGGAGGTGAACGTGTCTCCGGGGCTCACCGACACGTCGCTGCTCCCGATCGCCGTCGCGGCAGCCGGGATGGACCTCGGCGAGCTGTTCGCCGCCCTCGTCGAGCGCGCCGTCGAACGCGGGTAGCGCCCGACCGGAAACGCCACGAGGCCCGATGTTCCACGTGGAACATCGGGCCTCGTCGTCTGTACGGCGGGGGAGCGCTCAGTCCTCGGCGCGCCCCATCAGCTGCGCGATCCGCTCCAGGTCCTCGACCGAGCCGAACTCGACGACGATCCGGCCCTTGCGCTGCCCGAGCTCGACCTTGACCCTGGTGTCGAAACGGTCCGACAGGCTCTCCGCGAGCCGGTCGGCCCCGGGGGCGTGGATCGGCGCCCGACGGGCCTTGCGGGCCGGGGCGGCCCGCTCGCTGCGCGCCAGCACGACGGCCTCCTCGGTGGCCCGCACCGACATCCCCTCGGCGACGATCCGGGCGGCGAGCTCCTCCTGCTTCTCCGCCTCGTCGAGCCCGAGGAGCGCGCGGGCGTGCCCGGCCGACAGCACGCCGGCCGCGACCCGGCGCTGGACCGGCACCGGCAGCTTCAGCAACCGGATCATGTTCGTGACGACCGGCCGGCTGCGGCCGATCCGGTCCGCCAGCTCGGTGTGGGTGACGCCGAACTCGCCGAGCAGCTGCTCGTAGGCCGCGGCTTCCTCGAGCGGGTTCAGCTGGACGCGGTGGATGTTCTCCAGCAGCGCGTCCCGCAGCATGGCGTCGTCGCCGGTCTGCCGCACGATCGCCGGCAGCACCTCGAGCCCGGCGCGCCTGGACGCCCGCCAACGGCGCTCGCCCATGACGAGCTCGAAGCTGCCGGGGCTCGTCTCCCGCACGACGATCGGCTGCAACAGGCCGAACTCGCGGATGGAGTGCTCGAGCTCGGCGAGGTGCTCGTCGTCGAACTGGGTGCGGGGCTGCTTGGCGTTCGGCCGGATCGCCTCGACGGGGATCTCGCGGTACACGGCGCCGTACCCGTCGCCGTCCGCGGACGGCTCGTCCGGCACCGAGGCGAGCGGCCGACTCCACCGGTCCGGCACGTCCGCCGAGGGGGTCGACGGGCGGGGGACCGGCGTCTCAGCGGAGGAGCCGGGCGGGGGACCCGTCGGGATCAGCGCGGCCAACCCTCGGCCCAGACCGCCCTTGCGCTCGGCCATCATCGCTACCGCCCGTTCGTCTCATGCGTACCCATCTCGGCGCCGTAGGCGGCGATCTCCCGGGCGGCGTCGACGTAGCTCATCGCGCCCCGCGAGCCGGGGTCGTAGGCAAGCACGGTCTGGCTGTATCCCGGCGCCTCGGAGACCTTGACGCTGCGCGGGATCACCGTACGCAGAACCGTGCCCCCGAAGTGCTGCCTGACCTCCGACGTCACCTGATCGGCGAGCTTCGTCCGCCCGTCGTACATGGTGAGCAGGATCGTGGAGACGTGCAGCGCGGTGTTCAGGTGCGACCGCACGAGGTCGATGTTGCTGAGCAGCTGGCCGAGCCCCTCCAGCGCGTAGTACTCGCACTGGATCGGGATCAGCACCTCGGCGGCGGCCACGAGCGCGTTGACCGTCAACAGGCCCAGCGACGGCGGGCAGTCGATGAGGACGTAGTCCACGTCCAGCTCGTCGAGCACCGCGTCGGAGAGGGCCTGGTTCAGCCGGGACTCCCGGGCCACCATGCTCACGAGCTCGATCTCGGCGCCGGCGAGGTCGATCGTTGCCGGCACGCACAGCAGGTTCTCCGACGCCGTGCTCTGCGCCGCCGCTTCCACGAGGCTGATCTCGCCGAGCAGCGCCTCGTAGATCGACGGCGTACCCGCGCGGTGCTCCACCCCGAGGGCCGTGCTGGCGTTGCCCTGTGGGTCCAGGTCGATGACGAGCACCCGGATCCCGTGCAGCGCGAGCGCTGCGGCGATGTTGACGGTGCTGGTCGTCTTGCCGACGCCGCCCTTCTGGTTGGCGACGGTGAGGACACGCCTGTGCGCGGGCTTCGGCATCGAGTGCCGGTCCGGATGCAGGACGCGCGCCGCGCGTTCCGCCTCCTCCGCGATGGGGGTCCAGCCGATGCTCACGCGGGGACCTTCCTTCGATGTTTCACGTGGAACAGCAGTCACGGCCGCTGCCCCTTCTTCCGGTCCCGGCGTCCGGCCCGCCCGCTCGGCCGGGACTCCCGGTCGACGGCGATCACGGTGCTCGGGGGATCGACGAGGCCCACTCCGCAGTGCAGGACCCGCGGGGTGCCACCGCCCAGCTTGCGAACGGACGCGGCGTCCCGGGCGATCTCCTCGGGTGCGGAGGCGCCCTTCACGGCGAGCATCGTGCCGTCCTGGCGGAGCAGCGGGATGGCCCAGCCGGCGAGGCGGTGCAGCGGTGCAACAGCACGAGCGGTGACCACGTCGGCCCCCTCCCATCGACGCCTGATCGCATTCTCCTCCGCCCGGCCCCGCTCGACGATGAGCGACAGGCCCAGATCCGCGATGACCTCGTCCAGCCACTCGACCCGGCGGGCGAGCGGCTCGACGAGCACGATCCGAAGATCGGGACGGGCGAGCGCCAACGGTATCCCGGGCAGGCCCGCTCCCGAGCCGATATCGACCACGTTCGCGCCGTCCGGCATCAGTTCCGCGACGACGGCACAGTTCAGCACGTGCCGATCCCACAACCGGGCGGTCTCGCGGGGCCCGATCAGGCCTCGCTCCACCCCGGACGTCGCCAGGTGCTCGACATAGCGGGCGGCCAGATCGAGCCGGGGGCCGAAGACCTCGGCGGCGGCCGGCGGTGGATGTTCCACGTGAAACACATCCTCCTCGGAAGCCGTTCCGGAGCCGGGTACGGGTACGGAAGCGCCCCCCGGCCCGTGGGGACCGGAGGGCGCCACGACCGGTTCGGCTCGCCCGGTCCCGCTCACTTCGTCCGGGAGACGACGACCTGACGGCGCGGCTCCTCGCCCTCGCTCTCGCTGAAGACGCCCTTCACCCCCGCGACGGCGTCGTGCACGACCTTGCGCTCGAACGGCGTCATCGGGCGCAACCGGACCGGCTCGCCGGTCTCCAGGACGTCGGTGGCCGTCCGCTTGCCGATCTCGGTCAGCTCGTCCCGGCGACGCTGCCGCCAGCCCGCGATGTCCAGCATCAGTCGGCTGCGGTTACCCGAGGACTGCTGCACGGCGAGCCGGGTGAGCTCCTGCAGCGACTCGAGGATGTTGCCCCGGTCGCCGACGAGCTTCTCCAGGTCCTCACCGCCGTCGATGCTCACGATCGCACGGCCGGCCTCGACGTCGAGGTCGATGTCCCCGTCGAAGTCCAGGATGTCCAGCAGCCGCTCGAGGTAGTCGCCCGCGATGTCACCCTCGCGGATCAGCTGGTCCTCGCCCGACGTCGGCGTGTCCGCCTTGGGGGTGGCGGTGGGCGCCGAGCCCTCCTCTGCCGTCTTCGGCACGGTGGTTCTCCCTTCGAGGTGTTCCGATGGACGACGAGACCTGCCCGTCGGCCCACCGAGGAGCCCGCACCCGGGCGGGCTCCGGAGGTTCGTGGGCGCCGCGGCGGCTGCGACGTGCGGCGCCTGTACGGCTGCTCGACGACGTGGCCGCGGCGCGTCAGCGTCGCTTGCGTCCCTTGTTCCGGGCGGCCTGCGGACGGGAGCCTCCACCACCCGAGCGGTTGCCCTGGCCGCCCGGCCGCTTGGCGCTCACCG is a window of Pseudonocardia sp. T1-2H DNA encoding:
- a CDS encoding ParB/RepB/Spo0J family partition protein, producing MAERKGGLGRGLAALIPTGPPPGSSAETPVPRPSTPSADVPDRWSRPLASVPDEPSADGDGYGAVYREIPVEAIRPNAKQPRTQFDDEHLAELEHSIREFGLLQPIVVRETSPGSFELVMGERRWRASRRAGLEVLPAIVRQTGDDAMLRDALLENIHRVQLNPLEEAAAYEQLLGEFGVTHTELADRIGRSRPVVTNMIRLLKLPVPVQRRVAAGVLSAGHARALLGLDEAEKQEELAARIVAEGMSVRATEEAVVLARSERAAPARKARRAPIHAPGADRLAESLSDRFDTRVKVELGQRKGRIVVEFGSVEDLERIAQLMGRAED
- a CDS encoding ParA family protein, which produces MSIGWTPIAEEAERAARVLHPDRHSMPKPAHRRVLTVANQKGGVGKTTSTVNIAAALALHGIRVLVIDLDPQGNASTALGVEHRAGTPSIYEALLGEISLVEAAAQSTASENLLCVPATIDLAGAEIELVSMVARESRLNQALSDAVLDELDVDYVLIDCPPSLGLLTVNALVAAAEVLIPIQCEYYALEGLGQLLSNIDLVRSHLNTALHVSTILLTMYDGRTKLADQVTSEVRQHFGGTVLRTVIPRSVKVSEAPGYSQTVLAYDPGSRGAMSYVDAAREIAAYGAEMGTHETNGR
- the rsmG gene encoding 16S rRNA (guanine(527)-N(7))-methyltransferase RsmG, with product MFHVEHPPPAAAEVFGPRLDLAARYVEHLATSGVERGLIGPRETARLWDRHVLNCAVVAELMPDGANVVDIGSGAGLPGIPLALARPDLRIVLVEPLARRVEWLDEVIADLGLSLIVERGRAEENAIRRRWEGADVVTARAVAPLHRLAGWAIPLLRQDGTMLAVKGASAPEEIARDAASVRKLGGGTPRVLHCGVGLVDPPSTVIAVDRESRPSGRAGRRDRKKGQRP
- a CDS encoding Jag family protein → MPKTAEEGSAPTATPKADTPTSGEDQLIREGDIAGDYLERLLDILDFDGDIDLDVEAGRAIVSIDGGEDLEKLVGDRGNILESLQELTRLAVQQSSGNRSRLMLDIAGWRQRRRDELTEIGKRTATDVLETGEPVRLRPMTPFERKVVHDAVAGVKGVFSESEGEEPRRQVVVSRTK